One Aptenodytes patagonicus chromosome 7, bAptPat1.pri.cur, whole genome shotgun sequence genomic window, GCATTTCTGTTGTGTGCATGGCATGTGACTGGAAAAAATAGCAGATGGCCACTGCTGTCATGGAAAAGAGGATGTGAATTATTCTTACCTCCTTCCACCTGCTACCAACCAGTGTAATTTCCCTAGATTTGTGTATGAGATGCTGTTCTTAATAAATCACGGGGTTATGAAATTCTAAGTCAACACCATGGGGTTACTGACACTCctctaaaaagcaaaatgaaagcataCATAGCAAGTGAAGAAATTATTCCACTCCTGGGTCTTAACAGCAGTCCAAAACAGTGCTCAACATCAAGAGACATGAATGCTGTGTTAAGACACGGTTATGTTTATTCCTATGACTAAAAAGAATGAATAACCTTTGCTTGAAAAACGTGTGAAAGCACATGTTTGTTGAACTTTGAAAATCTAAGATCTATAGGGTCTAGCCAGAGTCCAAACACCTTGTGAAGGTTCGGGAGGTCCGACCTTCAacctaagaaaagcaaaaaagctgcAGTAGGCATCTCACCAAAGAATAGCACCATCAACACAGCTAAGAAAGAGTGGCACCATTGATACGATGGAGAGTAACACCAATGATAAGGCTAAGAAAGAACAATGCCATTGGAGGTAAAAAGATGCAACACAATATGCATCTTCAAAGACTACAGACTATACATAATCTGAAAGCATAAGGGTATGCGAGGTATTCTCTTCATAAACATGAATGCACTATCCAAATATTTTGGATAGAAGGTCAAGCTCCACATCTCAGTGCTTCGGCTGGCTACTAAACAGCACTGTGGGCAACTGAAATTGGTAAACCACAGAAATTGTTAGTCAAGGAGTGTACATTTGTGCTTGCAAGTTATTTTACCTAATAAAACCAGAGATGTTCTCCTTGTAACAAATTTACTTCAGTGGAACACAATAGATATTAAGAATTATTGGCATCAATTATTATACTTGAAAGGGAATAGCTTAACAACCAAAACACCTATTGTACCAGTGTTTCTATGACTGATGATAAAGAAGGAAGTAACAGACAAAAATGGAACAAACCAGAGGCCATCATGATTGATTAGACAAATATTTCCCAGGAGAACTACCTATGAAGAACTCCAAActactttttcaaaacaaattatacAGTAGAAAATACAGTCTATATGACAAATGGCTGCATCTTCACTCATAAAATCTGCCTATAGACAGACCAAGGAACAACTTTGAACAAAGATATATCCATGGAGGGAAAATTATCAAAGACACTATTCTGCCAAGCCAGATCAGGAGGACACAGAAAGCCAAACCTGACAGATAGATCAATGAAGACTCATGAACACCACAGCACTGAAAAGCCAATACAATGTAGTGTCCTGTCCCCCCTGGAAAAGCTCCATCATCAAACTACCAACAATGCTCTACAACATCTCCTACAAAGCTAAATATGAAGGAACAGCCTTCCAAAATCTGCGGAAAGGAGACTACACATTCTCAATgaaaaagtcagatttttgttcatttttcaaggcttgttttaaattttgtatgCAGTTAGGACAAAATgttaaaaaccacaaaattttTCTACTACACTTACTTTAAAGTGTGTCCCTCACTTTATATATGACAACAATTATATATAACTGTGATCACAATAAATGTCATGAtgcgcaggcagctgcctgttaATTGACAAGGTGTTGACATTTCTTTTTACTGTCTTATCAAAAACTATGTTTTAATATCTTGAATATTAATGTGTTAGTGTCTCCATCGTCTCCAACACTTTCCTGGGTTTCATACAGCTATTACAAGTAAGGCAGTGGATATTTCAGTATAAACTGTCAGGTGCCGTCAGCAAGATACTTTATGCACCTAGCAGAACACAAAGTTTTCCTTGTCCCATTCgtacaacaaccaccaccaccctcttACCATTCTCTGAGACGTTCACAGCCATTGTTGTTATATCTTGAATGCAGGCAGCTTGAAATCCTTCAGTAGGAGGAGTGCTGTAGGTGCTCAGTCCAGTTGCTTTATTGATGTATATTGTCTTACCCGACGAAACATCAAAATCTTGCAGCCAGTCGGAACAACACAAATGACTCCTGGAATCGCCTGTGCTTGTGTTGTCTGCAGAGAATTCCAAGTTATTTGGGAAGGTCACATGGGGAACCTCAGTATCTTTCAAATTTTGTTCTGAGGACTCATTAAACGTCCTTTTATCTTTACAGATGATGTTAGTACAATCCTTTTTAGCAGGTAATGATAAAACACTGCTTGAAGAGACTGTGTACTCCCCTTCTATGCTGCTGAGTGGTGATGGGCTGACAGTACTTTTCATGGACTCTGCTCTCGTACCGTCTGATTGCGAGCGTGCATCCCCCTTAGAAATGCTGTAATTACATTCcctcattttttccactgaggaTTTATATGTTTGACAAGCACTGTAcaaaaaatcattatttgaagATTCAAGATCAAAACAGTAGTCCTCTTTTCTACTCAAATCTGTTTGGAATTGTTCACCAAGTTGTTCTACTTCTTTGTGGTCACTTTTCATTCTGGACAGTTTGGATGATAATGATCCTGGAGATCTTTtacaacttgtattttttttactaaCCTGAGAGTAATCAGACAATGTCAAAGGACTCTGACAAAGGGCTCGTTTGTCCTGTGACGTTTCTCCACTGGAGAATAAAGTCTCTTCCAAAGAACCAAAGACTTGGCTACTATTATTAGAATCTGTACCTTCCAAAGTTGGAGTTTCACAAGTGCTCACACTACCACGGTTGTCATTCTCATTCTCTGAAAAGTCACAATTAGCTTGTGAATTAAAAACTGGGAGACCAAATTCACTCTGCTCTGACAACGGTGTTGGCAGCGTACACTTGACTCTCCCATAATATCTCCTGAACTTTTCTAACGAACCCAGTTGTGTGGACAAGCTCAGCTTCTTAGAGGGCTGAGATCTTGGCACAGCTATTTGTCTTCTAGTGCTTTTTATAACTTTATTGTGAGGAATACCTGAAGAAGTTGCCAGCGGCAATTCTGTAACATTCGATGTCTCATAATGGCTTTTACTGGTGGCAATAGGCATAGCTATCCCCTCGCTCACCTGATTTGACAAAGTTTTGTTCTCTAACCACTCATTACCATCAGCCATGCATACTTCTCTGGTGTAAGGAggtgtatattctttatttgtaGTACTGGAAATATCCTTAGCATTTAAAGAGTGAATCGGAAAATGCACTTTGTGGCCAAAAATACCCTCGGCACTGACAGGGCCAGGTCTACATTGCACGTTTAATGCaagatttgtttctgtttgttcacGTTCATGTGGGGGCTCATTTTGCGTAACACGTGTTATGAGGCCTGTAGAGCACAATTTTAATGGTATTGAACTAGCAGCCCCTCTTCCAGCATCATCTATCACTTCAGCTGTTGCCCCGTCTCCTCTTCTTGCATTACACAGTCTCATCAATGAACTTCCAGAGACAGTTTCCGGTCCCATTGCTGTTTCAGTAGGGTCTTCTCTCTCAGACGGCGATTGAGTAACATCGTTATTTAAGATATGGACCGTATTGCTTTTCTGCACTACTTTGTCTTGCTGGCTTCCCACATCTTTTATGTAATTCTCTGCACAATGCTGCAGGTCACCACGACTgtctatttttcttgtttctgatcTGACCCCTCCACTAAAAGAGGAACGAAGATTTTCTGAAGGTTTCAGATGAGTATCAGATGCTTTTTGGGAACTGTTGGTGTCTTTTGGCTCCTGCTCTGAGATATTTGATACAATAAAATCAGAAGCTGTGTCATCTTTGCTGGGCAGTGGAATCTCCCCTTTGTTGTTTCTACACAGATCAGACGGTTCAGCAACCTTCTGATTTGGGGTGATTTCAGTTTCCTGTAGATTTTTATTTGACTCTATAagattcaaagatttttttccagtcacGGATTTCCTTTTGACATCTTTTGATTGCAAGTTACACATTTCATAGGAATCCACAATTTCATCACACGCTTTCTTAAAACTGTCTTGGATGCTCTTCTCGTCAGAGAGTGAGGGCTTCAGAACTGGAGCGTTATACAAACAAAAGTCATTATCTTCATTAAATTCTCTGATGTCCTCACTACACGGTTCAATAAATAAATGTTCCCGTTTCAAAAATATCTTCACTCCTTCTTCTATGCAAGTTAGAAGAACATCCCAGTTCTGGAACTCGATTAGAGTTTTTGCAGGTTCCAGACACACATCATAGTCACTGTACGCACAGGTCACATTGAGAATAAAGATCCCGTACAACTCTGGGCCACAACGATGGCGACCAGGACTTGAAGTAGGCTGTCTGCTCGCAGGGCCACTTTTTGCCTTGCAAATGACactttcttttcttaataaaaaatcAATTAGTTTATGTAGTCTTGTCTTTAAAACAAGCCTTCTATTCACATACAAGAACTGCATATTCTTGTTGTAATGTCCTTCAATACTGATATAACCACTTAGCTCAAATCCCCCAGACTTATGATTTATTTCTCGTAACTTCTGCGATCTGCCCAGTCCATAAATTTGACAAAACCGAGAGTACACATTTCTCGTCTTAGGGAGCTGAAGCACCATAGAACAAGAGGCGTCGTTccttaaagaaactgaaagagaGGGATGCATCAGCGAAATAGCCTCTACTTTCTGTCTCACTCTCTCAAATTCCAACAGAGGACCCATACACTTTCTCCTCACTGGTAACTGATGGAACAGATTACACACGGTCACTGTAGTTCCACCACTCGGTCTGCTCAATTCAGCTTCGCAGACTTCCAGTGCTTGCCCATTGTGAAATAGTTTCACAAAAGTTTTTGCTGTCCTGCTGGTCTTAGATGAAACTTCCACTACGCTGGCCATGTTGGCTATGCTTGCCACAGCCTCCCCTCTAAAGCCGTAGAACATCAGGTTCTCCAAGTCTCCCACTGACTTGCACTTGCTGGTGAAGTACCGCTTTCCCATTGCATTTAAgtcctctctccccatcccagagCCGTTGTCCACCACCTGGATCTTAAAAGCTTCCAAATCCACCCTGATAGCTATACATGTTGCTTTGGCATCAATGCTATTGAGGACAAGCTCCTCAACACACTGCCCCAGTGAGTTGATAGTCACTCCAGAACGCAGCCTGGCTCGCACATCTTCCACCAAACATTTGATCATGTCAAAATCAGATAGATGAGAAACTCAAGAAACTGCAGGGAGCTCACTCCTCCATGTTCCTTAAAACAACTCCCTGGGtggagagaaaaagtaaaaaaaaagaagaaaagaaatataaattaaaggCCTGAAAAAACTTTCATTTATTGCATTCACCCTCACAAATATACTTTTGTTAGTTTTCCTGGTATTCAGAGGCTTTTTCTGTGATTACTTTCCTGCTCAGGCTTTGACTACACACATTGTTGGTGCCTTCAGGGTAAATGGCCAGAATTTGAGTCTATGCTCCTTACTAACAACATACGTGATTCTCAAACTTAACATACCTAAACCAAACTCCAACCATGGTAAGGCTAAACTCAAGCAAAAGGCTTCTGCTTCCATTTGTATCAAAAATATACAGAAGGTATCACCAAGAAGCAGGCGCAGAGCTGCTTTCCTCTCGTTTTTAGCTCAATCTCCTCACATAAATCCACAATGCCTCTTTCTGCCAAAGAGCATCTGCTGTAATTCgtaaaagaaaggaataaagcgGACTTGAGATACCGAGTAAGCTGTTTATGTGAAAGAGAACCCGCTATTTTCCAGTCCTGTCCTTGATGACTACTGGTTTCTTACTGGTATTCGAGgggacacccctgcacccctCACGCAGAGCTCCCCAGGCAGCTTCGCACGCGCCAATCGCCCTCTCCGGGGCTCTGGTGCCCCGCTGGGTGACAGGTATCCAGGGGCAGAGGAATGCAGCCGAGACCCGCCCCCGGGCCCGCTACCACACGCTCTCCCagcggcagcagcgggcaggCACGCCCTCCCCTCACCGCCTGGGCCTCTGCCCGCTCCAGGGAGAAGCTGCGTCCCGAGGCAGGCGCCCGCCGGGACAGGGCGCTGACAGGAAGGGCGGCCCCGTTCCACCGGCGGCGCGGCGTGTGTGTCCTCCCCCCCCGCTCTCACCCCCTCGGTACCCGCTGGCCTGGGGGCGGGGCGGCCGCACAACGGCCGCGGCGCGAGACCAACCGTGGCGGGCTGCCGGGCCCGCACGCGGCTCCTGCGGGAGAGCAACGGCGAGCGACGGCCCGCGAGGGGAGCACACGGCGCCTGCGCACCTGCGGGCGGGGAGGCGGTAGGGACCGGGGGACTACGGCTCCCGGCAGGCCCGGCGCCCGCGGGCAgtgcatgctgggagctgtagttccCGCCCAGGCCGGGCCGCTGCCGGGCCTAAGGCGGCCGGGGGACGAACCAGAGCAAGGAGTGGCTGCCGGAAGGACACCTTGCCCCGGGCCCTTTCCCTCCGAGCGGCACCAGGGGCTGCTCGTACCACCACACCGTCCCGCAGGGCCAGGTATCGGCAAGAGGATCACGCTCGAAGGGCCCAATCCACGCAACCCCCATACGACACATCCATTCCACACAAGAAGCGCCAAGCAAttttattctaaagaaaaaatgaaattctggacCAACATAAGTTGTTCCTGAGACATTCAGAgcacagaaataatgtttttagcAATGTTCAGTATCGGCATTGAATCTGTGATTTCCTTCACGTGAGCGCAACACTACACAAACTACGAATTTTACTCACGTACAACTACTCACA contains:
- the MLH3 gene encoding DNA mismatch repair protein Mlh3, which codes for MIKCLVEDVRARLRSGVTINSLGQCVEELVLNSIDAKATCIAIRVDLEAFKIQVVDNGSGMGREDLNAMGKRYFTSKCKSVGDLENLMFYGFRGEAVASIANMASVVEVSSKTSRTAKTFVKLFHNGQALEVCEAELSRPSGGTTVTVCNLFHQLPVRRKCMGPLLEFERVRQKVEAISLMHPSLSVSLRNDASCSMVLQLPKTRNVYSRFCQIYGLGRSQKLREINHKSGGFELSGYISIEGHYNKNMQFLYVNRRLVLKTRLHKLIDFLLRKESVICKAKSGPASRQPTSSPGRHRCGPELYGIFILNVTCAYSDYDVCLEPAKTLIEFQNWDVLLTCIEEGVKIFLKREHLFIEPCSEDIREFNEDNDFCLYNAPVLKPSLSDEKSIQDSFKKACDEIVDSYEMCNLQSKDVKRKSVTGKKSLNLIESNKNLQETEITPNQKVAEPSDLCRNNKGEIPLPSKDDTASDFIVSNISEQEPKDTNSSQKASDTHLKPSENLRSSFSGGVRSETRKIDSRGDLQHCAENYIKDVGSQQDKVVQKSNTVHILNNDVTQSPSEREDPTETAMGPETVSGSSLMRLCNARRGDGATAEVIDDAGRGAASSIPLKLCSTGLITRVTQNEPPHEREQTETNLALNVQCRPGPVSAEGIFGHKVHFPIHSLNAKDISSTTNKEYTPPYTREVCMADGNEWLENKTLSNQVSEGIAMPIATSKSHYETSNVTELPLATSSGIPHNKVIKSTRRQIAVPRSQPSKKLSLSTQLGSLEKFRRYYGRVKCTLPTPLSEQSEFGLPVFNSQANCDFSENENDNRGSVSTCETPTLEGTDSNNSSQVFGSLEETLFSSGETSQDKRALCQSPLTLSDYSQVSKKNTSCKRSPGSLSSKLSRMKSDHKEVEQLGEQFQTDLSRKEDYCFDLESSNNDFLYSACQTYKSSVEKMRECNYSISKGDARSQSDGTRAESMKSTVSPSPLSSIEGEYTVSSSSVLSLPAKKDCTNIICKDKRTFNESSEQNLKDTEVPHVTFPNNLEFSADNTSTGDSRSHLCCSDWLQDFDVSSGKTIYINKATGLSTYSTPPTEGFQAACIQDITTMAVNVSENDAEGESLQSLLLEWNNPVFVPCPEIAVDVTSSQADNLAVKIHNILYPYRFTKDMVHSMQVLQQVDNKFIACLINTRNEMDKRADGNLLILVDQHAAHERIRLEQLIADSYEKEAAACGKKKLLSSSISPPLEIEVTEEQRRFLRCCYKNLEDLGLELSFPETNSSLILVRKVPLCFIEREANELRRKRQPVTKSIVEELMQEQVELVQTTGGGARGTLPLTFLKVLASQACHGAIKFNEHLTLEESCRLIEALSSCQLPFQCAHGRPSMMPLADIDHLPQEKQPKPNLARLRKMARAWHLFGKKDPNQKKTRP